A DNA window from Pogona vitticeps strain Pit_001003342236 chromosome 2, PviZW2.1, whole genome shotgun sequence contains the following coding sequences:
- the CCDC125 gene encoding coiled-coil domain-containing protein 125 isoform X1, translated as MLPMCEAIILQNKPGKAQESEDEDMACGDLGNGLVRRHGDVCELEGFSLHESWPRKGSTRKSASPYMLPNKGEYDASVFRCTRCNSLIDMPIKKFGMSGFASCSRQNSFESSSEASNEELKQHLQEVVEEVEILRVELEASQRQLEGKEQALKILQSMAVLDKATSHTKAALKKNEQQKRALEKEINALQWEIKINQEKFKNIEEAWAEKYDSIYCENAALKETLKLKTDEIKTLKSEKELLDQQRLEILAMLDVKQQKIIQENMSLSKNGITEITGLELAVLGACTCSGPNGEPCSCAKMSAATRKQLLQLKQEFELLKKSKEEAYIMADAFRIAFEQQLMRRKDQALRLAQMSKICRKEKKPLNWKSLKEDGVFMFQGNRKNLGQKLTGILTSDTDRKKVEELASPQEVIRTLIDLLNDKEEALAHQRKVSYMLARTLEKEDGLHKNPENKCSEEEFTLKSNQCEKDSKPQELATPESFCRQTYAVEDDSYSAPNTFSNRTLDSTAKHSCSTTSEEYHIQKSEETANAN; from the exons ATGTTGCCAATGTGTGAAGCAATCATATTGCAGAACAAACCGGGGAAGGCCCAGGAAAGTGAAGATGAGGACATGGCATGTGGAGACTTGGGAAATGGACTTGTTAGGAGACATGGTGATGTTTGTGAACTGGAAGGCTTCAGTTTACACGAAAGCTGGCCTAGAAAAGGTTCAACAAGGAAAAGTGCCAGCCCATATATGTTGCCAAACAAAGGAGAATATGATGCCTCCGTTTTTCGTTGCACACGGTGTAACAGTTTGATTGACATGCCCATCAAAAAATTTGGAATGAGCGGGTTTGCTTCTTGTAGCCGACAAAACAGCTTTG AGTCCAGTTCTGAAGCATCAAATGAAGAATTAAAGCAACATCTACAAGAAGTTGTTGAG GAAGTCGAAATTTTAAGAGTTGAGTTGGAAGCATCTCAAAGACAACTTGAAGGCAAAGAGCAAGCGTTAAAAATTCTGCAGAGCATG GCTGTGTTGGATAAAGCTACTAGTCATACAAAAGCAGCATTGAAAAAAAACGAGCAGCAAAAAAGAGCTCTAGAAAAG GAGATAAATGCTCTGCAGTGGGAAATCAAAATTAATcaggagaaatttaaaaatatagagGAGGCTTGGGCCGAAAAATATGACAG CATATATTGTGAAAATGCAGCACTCAAAGAGACACTTAAATTGAAAACTGATGAAATTAAAACACTGAAGTCTGAAAAGGAAC TTTTAGATCAACAGCGCTTGGAGATTCTTGCAATGCTTGATGTGAAACAGCAAAAGATTATTCAAGAGAACATGTCTCTTAGCAAGAATGGTATTACAGAGATTACAGGACTTGAA CTGGCTGTACTAGGAGCCTGCACTTGCAGTGGTCCAAATGGAGAGCCATGCTCTTGCGCCAAGATGTCAGCAGCAACTCGGAAACAACTTCTTCAACTCAAGCAAGAG tTTGAACTTCTGaagaaaagtaaagaagaagCTTATATCATGGCAGACGCCTTCAGAATTGCTTTTGAACAGCAGCTGATGCGGAGGAAGGACCAGGCTCTGAGGCTTGCACAGATGAGTAAgatctgcagaaaagaaaagaaaccattaAACTGGAAAAGCTTAAAAGAAGATG GTGTTTTCATGTTTCAAGGGAATCGGAAAAACTTAGGGCAAAAGTTGACTGGCATACTCACTTCTGATACTGATCGTAAGAAAGTGGAAGAACTGGCTAGCCCCCAAGAAGTCATCAGGACGCTAATAGATTTG CTGAATGATAAGGAGGAGGCCTTGGCCCATCAAAGGAAAGTTAGTTACATGCTTGCTCGTACATTAGAGAAAGAAGATGGTTTGCACAAGAATCCGGAAAACAAATGTTCAGAAGAAGAGTTTACTCTTAAGAGCAATCAATGCGAAAAGGATTCAAAACCCCAAGAATTGGCTACCCCTGAATCTTTTTGCCGCCAGACATATGCTGTTGAAGATGACTCCTATTCTGCTCCTAACACGTTTTCAAACAGAACACTAGATTCTACGGCTAAACATTCATGTTCCACAACATCTGAAGAATATCATATTCAGAAATCAGAAGAAACAGCCAATGCAAACTGA
- the CCDC125 gene encoding coiled-coil domain-containing protein 125 isoform X2 — MLPMCEAIILQNKPGKAQESEDEDMACGDLGNGLVRRHGDVCELEGFSLHESWPRKGSTRKSASPYMLPNKGEYDASVFRCTRCNSLIDMPIKKFGMSGFASCSRQNSFESSSEASNEELKQHLQEVVEEVEILRVELEASQRQLEGKEQALKILQSMAVLDKATSHTKAALKKNEQQKRALEKEINALQWEIKINQEKFKNIEEAWAEKYDSIYCENAALKETLKLKTDEIKTLKSEKELLDQQRLEILAMLDVKQQKIIQENMSLSKNGITEITGLELAVLGACTCSGPNGEPCSCAKMSAATRKQLLQLKQEFELLKKSKEEAYIMADAFRIAFEQQLMRRKDQALRLAQMSVFMFQGNRKNLGQKLTGILTSDTDRKKVEELASPQEVIRTLIDLLNDKEEALAHQRKVSYMLARTLEKEDGLHKNPENKCSEEEFTLKSNQCEKDSKPQELATPESFCRQTYAVEDDSYSAPNTFSNRTLDSTAKHSCSTTSEEYHIQKSEETANAN; from the exons ATGTTGCCAATGTGTGAAGCAATCATATTGCAGAACAAACCGGGGAAGGCCCAGGAAAGTGAAGATGAGGACATGGCATGTGGAGACTTGGGAAATGGACTTGTTAGGAGACATGGTGATGTTTGTGAACTGGAAGGCTTCAGTTTACACGAAAGCTGGCCTAGAAAAGGTTCAACAAGGAAAAGTGCCAGCCCATATATGTTGCCAAACAAAGGAGAATATGATGCCTCCGTTTTTCGTTGCACACGGTGTAACAGTTTGATTGACATGCCCATCAAAAAATTTGGAATGAGCGGGTTTGCTTCTTGTAGCCGACAAAACAGCTTTG AGTCCAGTTCTGAAGCATCAAATGAAGAATTAAAGCAACATCTACAAGAAGTTGTTGAG GAAGTCGAAATTTTAAGAGTTGAGTTGGAAGCATCTCAAAGACAACTTGAAGGCAAAGAGCAAGCGTTAAAAATTCTGCAGAGCATG GCTGTGTTGGATAAAGCTACTAGTCATACAAAAGCAGCATTGAAAAAAAACGAGCAGCAAAAAAGAGCTCTAGAAAAG GAGATAAATGCTCTGCAGTGGGAAATCAAAATTAATcaggagaaatttaaaaatatagagGAGGCTTGGGCCGAAAAATATGACAG CATATATTGTGAAAATGCAGCACTCAAAGAGACACTTAAATTGAAAACTGATGAAATTAAAACACTGAAGTCTGAAAAGGAAC TTTTAGATCAACAGCGCTTGGAGATTCTTGCAATGCTTGATGTGAAACAGCAAAAGATTATTCAAGAGAACATGTCTCTTAGCAAGAATGGTATTACAGAGATTACAGGACTTGAA CTGGCTGTACTAGGAGCCTGCACTTGCAGTGGTCCAAATGGAGAGCCATGCTCTTGCGCCAAGATGTCAGCAGCAACTCGGAAACAACTTCTTCAACTCAAGCAAGAG tTTGAACTTCTGaagaaaagtaaagaagaagCTTATATCATGGCAGACGCCTTCAGAATTGCTTTTGAACAGCAGCTGATGCGGAGGAAGGACCAGGCTCTGAGGCTTGCACAGATGA GTGTTTTCATGTTTCAAGGGAATCGGAAAAACTTAGGGCAAAAGTTGACTGGCATACTCACTTCTGATACTGATCGTAAGAAAGTGGAAGAACTGGCTAGCCCCCAAGAAGTCATCAGGACGCTAATAGATTTG CTGAATGATAAGGAGGAGGCCTTGGCCCATCAAAGGAAAGTTAGTTACATGCTTGCTCGTACATTAGAGAAAGAAGATGGTTTGCACAAGAATCCGGAAAACAAATGTTCAGAAGAAGAGTTTACTCTTAAGAGCAATCAATGCGAAAAGGATTCAAAACCCCAAGAATTGGCTACCCCTGAATCTTTTTGCCGCCAGACATATGCTGTTGAAGATGACTCCTATTCTGCTCCTAACACGTTTTCAAACAGAACACTAGATTCTACGGCTAAACATTCATGTTCCACAACATCTGAAGAATATCATATTCAGAAATCAGAAGAAACAGCCAATGCAAACTGA
- the AK6 gene encoding adenylate kinase isoenzyme 6, whose protein sequence is MRRPNLLITGTPGVGKTTLGKEIAARTDLTYINVGDLAKAGTLYEGFDEEYECPILDEDRVIDEIEDKMSNGGVIVDYHSCDFFPERWFDIVFVLRTENSFLYDRLESRGYKGKKLQDNIQCEIFQTAYEEAMSSYKEEIVHQLSSNTPEDMERNLDQIIQWIEQWIKDNN, encoded by the exons ATGAGAAGACCCAATCTTTTGATCACAG GTACTCCAGGTGTTGGGAAAACTACACTAGGCAAAGAAATTGCTGCAAGAACAGATTTGACTTACATCAACGTGGGTGATTTGGCTAAAGCAG GAACACTGTATGAAGGCTTTGATGAAGAATATGAATGCCCAATTTTGGATGAAGATAGA GTAATTGATGAAATTGAAGATAAGATGAGTAATGGTGGTGTTATAGTTGATTATCACAGCTGTGACTTCTTTCCTGAACGCTGGTTTGACATCGTATTTGTGCTTCGCACTGAAAATTCATTCCTTTATGACAGACTGGAAAGCAG AGGTTACAAAGGAAAAAAGCTTCAAGACAATATTCAGTGTGAAATTTTCCAGACTGCTTATGAAGAGGCCATGTCATCTTATAAGGAAGAAATAGTACATCAGTTGTCCAGCAACACACCAGAGGACATGGAACGAAATTTAGATCAAATCATACAGTGGATTGAACAGTGGATAAAAGACAACAACTAA